The sequence below is a genomic window from Rhinopithecus roxellana isolate Shanxi Qingling chromosome 19, ASM756505v1, whole genome shotgun sequence.
TGGACATCGGGTGGGACCTGCCTGTCCGGGACCCGCAGTGAAGCCCGCGGGTTCCCGGGTCCTCCTCCCCGGGGCTAGAATGCAATCGGTCTTCTCTGGCCAGTCAGACACGGCATTGTTTTAAGAAAAGTTTGGGGttgtcaagtgaaagaaagatgaCCGTTACTGATAATTTGCTACCTCTGACCCTTTCACGTGCCTGCCGCATGGAATCCCCGAAGCAAGCGCCTCTGATTAGCCCTTCCCAGGAGAGCAAGCAGGGCCTTCTTCCCTGTGCCTGAGTCACCTCTGGGAGAAGGAATGTGGCTTTGTGTCAGTGGACTTTGACCTTGCCCTGACCAGGCCCCAGCCCCATTCCAGGCTGTGGTCCCCTGGCCTAGCCTCTgacccctcctccctccagcctgTCCAGTGGGTACATGGGCCCGCCAGACTTCACCCTGCATGTCTGCTGGGACTCCGTGCACTGTGGCAGGGGTGCTGGGAGGAAGCGTGGTGTGCAGTGGAGCAGCTTTGTGCACTGTGTGGGCTGCCAGGGTCACACCTCTCCTGGAGAGGCAGGGACAGCTTCGTCCACTCTTGAGGGGATGGGCAGCTACTGTAAGGAAGTGACGAAGAAGCCAGGGCAGCGGGGCCCAGTTGGTGGCAGGGCTGTGTAGCTTTGGGCTTGAGAGTTCACATGTTAGCAGACTGAGATTTATGAATGAAAACTCTAGAACCAAGTGGCAAGGCAGTGGCTGTACACCCTTAGTGTTAAGCCTGGGGAGCTTCAGAGGCCGTCGGGGAGGAGGAAACAGGATTTTCAGGGCGATTTTCAGGGTTTTCAGGGTTTTATTTTGTGGTTGGATTTGTTTTGGGTTAGCCCCAGGGACTGTTCGCTTGTCATAGTCTAGGATCCAACCCTACCCCAAAAGTTAACATTGATCTATTTTAAAGTGACTGCCCAGGGCAGTTGATATTGGGTGAGGGGATAGGACACGTGGCCCTGCAGTTCACTGTGGGCTCCAGTCTGTCCTGCACCCACCAGTCCTCCAGACCCAGCCAGGCCTTGACGTCTCTGCCCCCGCCACCCTTTCTAGATCTGGCACAGGGGTCCCACCATCAGGCCCAGGAGCCAGTGGGGTGGAGAGCTGAGCACCTACATCTTCTGAATCCCAGTCCCAGGGCTCCCAGCagcagcttctcaaagtgcttcCTAAGGAGTCCTCAGAGGAGCAAAACTCTGCCCCTAAGCCACAGGGCCACCTGGCCCCCACCCTTGGCACAGGCACCACCCACTCTCTTTGTCTCCACAGCTATGACATGGTGCATTACGGCCATTCTAACCAGCTGCGCCAGGCACGGGCCATGGGCGACTACCTCATCGTAGGCGTGCACACTGATGGTACGCACAGGTGGCCTCGCCCACTCACGGTCCCCCAGCCCTCCTGTGGGTTGCGCCCATTGACTGAAAGCCGGCAGGCCTGGGCCGCCTTGCCAGGGCTCAGCTATAGGGGACAGCACTGTAGGCTCACCCAGCCCGGCCCCAGCTGAGGATGGCCTAATGCCTTTCCCATCTTGCACTTCCTGTCCCAGCTAAAGAGAAGGGGCACCTGCTCCCCACCACTGCCAGCGTGGCTCCCAAGCCTTGAGGGGCTGAGCACCTGCTCTTCAGAAGGAATCTCTGCCTTTGCCTGAGACCCTCACAGGGGAGCCAGCCACCCAGTTGACCAGCACTAGTGGGCTAAGGGCCAGGCGAGGCAGCCAGCCTGCCCCCACCGGCCCTCGCGTGTGGCTGTAGCTGGGTGCTGGGAAGGGGCCTCGTATGCAGGGGCCGGCGGGCTGGGGTCCCCAGTCTCCTTGTTGTCCTTTCCCTAGAGGAGATCGCCAAGCACAAGGGGCCCCCGGTGTTCACTCAGGAGGAGAGATACAAGATGGTGCAGGCCATCAAATGGGTGGACGAGGTGGTGCCCGCCGCCCCCTACGTCACTACGCTAGAGACCCTGGACAAATACAACTGTGACTTCTGTGTTCACGGCAGTGAGTGgtgggcctggggcctggggccatCAGGTGGCTCAGGATCAGATCTGCTGGTGGGACATCTGGGAAAAGGGAGCCTCCATGCCCTTCGAGGATCTGAGATATTTCCGGGCCCCGACCTAGAAATGGGCATGTGGCACTAGGGCAGGCCAGGGGCTGAGGGGGTCCTGGGCTCTGAACGGTCTGATGGCTTTGGGTTAAGGATCCTTGTCCTTGTGTGTCACTGCTTAGATGACATCACCCTGACTGTAGACGGCCGGGACACCTATGAGGAGGTAAAGCAGGCCGGCAGGTACAGGTGAGTCTCCACCATGGACCTGGCCATCCAGGGGCTGGGCACGGGCTCCCTCCTGGCTCGTGCTTTGGTGTTTCCCGGGAGCCCGTGAGGGGGCGTCTGGGCCCTGGGCCATGTTCCTCACTCCAAGGACCGGGAATTTGAGGAATGGAGGTGCCATTGTGGGGTGGCCTGGAGGCCCTCACCATTTGGTGCTGCAGACCCGTAGCCTCAGGGCTCCAAAGGCACAGCTTTGTGAGGTGGCAGCTGTTGAGCTCGGGGGACGTGGCTGGCACTGCTATGGAACTGGCACTATATCTGAATTACCAGGCGTCAGAGACATGAGGCCAGTGGCTCCTGCACGGGATGCTGCAGCTGAGAATTCACTCGGCCGCAGATGCTCAGCGTTCAGGACGTGGGCGTGAGGGAGGCGGGGAGCAGAGCCACTGCCCAAGTGCCCGCCCTCTCCCCAGCATTGCACACCTGAGCCCTAGCAAGGGTCCTTTTCCATGGTCCTTTTCCATGCTCCTGTCACTCCCTTCAGTCAGTAAACGCGTGGAGGCCTTCCCCACATTCCCAACCCAGGTTTTCTGTTATAGCCTTGTGCAGGGAGGGGACCCTCAGTCTTTGGGGCAGCCATGGGTTCTGCCACAGCAGGGCCGCTAGTGTCCCTAGTGGTGGTAGCAGGAGACAGCCTTTCAAGTGTCCCAGGATGAGACCCCACtcctgctctgtcccccagagAGTGCAAGCGCACACAAGGGGTGTCCACCACAGACCTCGTGGGCCGCATGCTGCTGGTGACCAAAGCCCACCACAGCAGCCAGGTGAGTCAAGGGCGGAATCCCCAAGGCCCCTGGGTCAAGGTCGCCAGGGGAAAGGAGGGGCACCTCCCTGCCCCCTCAGGGCCCTCCTGCCCActgctccccatccccacccagtCCTGGGGTCGCCACGCCTGGAGGGCAGGCCCCTCAGCCCTGCTCTGCCCTTCTGTGCAGGAGATGTCTTCTGAGTACCGGGAGTATGCAGACAGTTTTGGCAAGGTGAGTGCGGCCGTGGAGGGGAAGCTGAGCACACAGCTGCAGGGGGCTCCCCCGGCCACCTGTCCTGGTCATCCCTTGGGGAAAGGCCAGCCCAGAGCCtcaccctcctctctccctccctggcaCTGACCAGGCACTGACTGCCAGGTTCGGCCGGCTGGTGGACGCcgggagggagggcaggcagcGGTGGCACCGGCTGGCCGGTCATGGCAGCCACTGCTTGGAGGAGGAGCAAGGACTTGCCTGTGGACAGGTGTTCTCTAACCAAGTGGCCTGGCCCTCTCTCCCTTTGTAGCCCCCTCACCCGATACCCGCTGGGGACATACTTTCCTCAGAAGGATCCTCCCAGGTGACAGACAGTGGTCTCAGGGTGCCGGGTCCCTCCCAAGGGCTGTGTGCACTCGCCGCCGGGCTCCTTGCCTCCTCCTGGCGGTCACTGGCTGGGCTGAAGTGGTGTCAGCTGTGGTACCTGCTGTGGCTGTGGGGTGGCGCCACAGTCCCGCCTGCCACCTGGCCTGGCAGTGTGTCCCCCGCCCGAGGTGACTGGCtggaaatgggattgctggcagGCGACAGCTGAGGGTTTGGTGACCTGGCGAGGGCAGCACctgggaggcctccccagccaaccTGCTCCCTCTCTTGGCTTGCAGTGCCCTGGTGGGCGGAACCCCTGGACCGGGGTATCCCAGTTCCTGCAGACATCTCAGAAGATCATCCAGTTTGCTTCCGGGAAGGAGCCCCAGCCAGGGGAGACAGTCATCTATGTGGCTGGCGCCTTCGACCTGTTCCGTATCCTCTGAGCCTCTGCTGCTCCCTACGTGTGCCACGTGGGGTGGGACCCGGAGGCTTCAGTTTGACTTCTTGGGGCCCCAGACTGGGCTGGTTTGCAGGGGAGCAGCTGTCGGCAGGGAGGATGGTGGGGAGGCCCTTGGGCATGAGCTGTCAGGGAGCTGCTCCCTGTCATCTCCATCCCGACTGCTTCTTAACCTGGGCGCAGACATCGGGCATGTGGACTTCCTGGAGAAGGTGCACAGGCTGGCAGAGAGGCCCTATATCATCGCAGGCTTACACTTTGACCAGGTCACTGCCCTCTTGTTCCCTGGGCCCCTGAGCAGCTGATGGGCTCGAGGGGCCCTAAGGGTTGGTGTTGGGTGCAGGTGGTCTCTAGGAGGAGGCCTCAGGTGAAGTCAGAGGAGACCCTGGGGGGGTGATCATGGGCTTCTGGGGTCCAGAGCTATCCTGTCTGGGGCATCTCCACAAGGGTGGGCACCCTTCCTGACTTCTTCCCATAAGGGACAGCTGGGAGGGGCACACCCTGTCCCCCCAAGGTTTCGGGGCTGAGCTAGCCTCACTCTGGCCGCAGGAGGTCAATCACTACAAGGGGAAGAACTACCCCATCATGAATCTGCACGAGCGGACCTTGAGCGTGTTGGCCTGCCGGGTGAGTGGGGCCAGGAGCCGGCCCAGGGATGGGGGACCTTCCCACAACATCCCCCCCACCAAGGGCCTCCTTGAGCCAGGGCAGGGGGCTTGGGTCCTGGCAGAGCCGCACCCAGCACCCCGAGCTCTGTGGCACATGCCCAGACCTGTTtgttgaggcaggaggaggggtgCTCGGGTCTCCAGGTGCTGTTCCTTCTTGCCTCATGGAGGAGCCCCAGGGGTCCTCAGCCTGCCCAGCCTATCCCTGCTACTCACTGGAAGCCCAGCCCCATGTCTGGGCCATCTCCCACCACCCTGTGGCCCTGGCTTGCCAGTAGCAGGGACCGAGCAAGTCTTTGTGCTACTGTCCCTGCAGTACGTGTCTGAAGTGGTGATTGGGGCCCCGTACGCGGTCACAGCAGAGCTCCTGAGTCACTTCAAGGTGAGGCTCCGCATGGGCTCACCTTGTTCCCACATGGGCTGGGAACACAGGCGGGCTATGGGCTCCTCCTACACAGGGCCTAGGAGGTGCCTGGGCTGAGGAAGGGGCAGGGTCGGCTCTCCCAACCCCCAGGGCCTGTGCTGGGCTGTGGGTGGCTACGGCAGCTGCCTCCCCAGGGAGGGCTCCTGACCTCCCACTCCTTCTCCAGGTGGACCTGGTGTGTCACGGCAAGACGGAAATTATCCCTGACAGGGACGGCTCCGACCCATACCAGGTGGGTCATGCTGGCCCTTGCTGGGCACAGGGGTTGCCATTGGCACCTCCCAGCCATTTAATGTCTCACTGTGCCTACCTGGGAaacgggcatggtggctgcagCTGCTCTGACTACACCACTCCCACAGGACCCTGGGCACTGGTCTCTCTCTGGGGCAGGGCACCGGATGGGTCTTGAGGAGGTCAGCAGGGACCTTCATCCCGCTCCTCCTCTCTGGACCCCCAGGAACCCAAGAGAAGGGGCATCTTCTGTCAGATTGACAGTGGCAGCAACCTCACCACGGACCTCATCGTGCAGCGGATCATCACCAACAGGTGCAGCTGGGTGGGGGCACCTTGGAGCCGCCTCGTAGGGGCTCTCCGCTAGACTTACTCTGCCCTCCCCCCAGGTTGGAGTATGAGGCACGAAACCAGAAGAAAGAAGCCAAGGAGCTGGCATTTCTGGAGGCCGCCAGGCGGCAGGCGGCACAGCCCCTGGGGGAGCGCGATGGCGACTTCTGACCTGGCGGAGGCCCTGGCCGGCCCTCCCCCTGCTCTGCTTCTGCACCTTCTGCATTTGGACATAGGACTCTGCAGGGCCGCCCTCTCTAATTGGCCTGGCTCTAGAAGGGCTGGTGACGactctgcctcctgcctgcctTTAAGGTGCCTGGTTTGCAGCACTTTCCACCCTTTCCAGCGAAGCTGCTCAGAGAGAGTGTCCAGCACAGTGGAGAGGCCGGCAGTGAGACGGGCAGACAGCACCTGCAGCCCGAAATGCAGCACTCCTGCGTGCGCCCCCACCTGGTCCCCGGATGTCCCCACCACCTGGACAGAGGCCACACTGACTGCCCACCCAGCTGTGGCGGGAGGTGCAGAGCGGAGGGCTTTAGGGAGCAGCGACTACAGTCACCCCTTTAGTTCTCTGGGTGCAGACCACACCTCCCACTTGGCACCCCCCAACACGGTGTCCTGCCACCCGGCGCCTGGCTCCAGGAAAACACGCTTGCCTTCATTCCCGGCAGCTTCGCCGCTCTCCTTATGGACTCTGTTCTGTTTGTACATGGCTGATGTAAATCTCTTTGGTACAACCGAATAAAGCCTGGTGGCACTGCTGCATGGGGCTCCCAGCCCTGCTGGGAAGGACCAGGGAACCACCCAGCAAGCAGAGCCTCTTGGCCCTGCCCTGACCATGCAGCCGGCAGCCGGGTGTGCAGCAGGCAGCCTGGCAGTGAGTGAAACCCCGGCCTCCAACCCTCCAAAGCCAGGGGCCACCCCCTATAGCAGGCGATGCTAGAACAGGAAGGAGAGCCAGGGCTGAGGCTCCTTGCCCCTTGGCCCCTCCAGGGGCCATGGGATCTCTGTCTCCTGCACGCCTGTCAGGGCCCGCCTGGAGCAGCCCAGAGGCTGAAGAGGCTCTTACTGCAGCCTCCGGGAGGTGTCTGGGGAGCCCATAGACTGCCTGGTCTCGCCGCACTCAAAATGAGGCTTATGATCAGGACTTGTTTCAGCCCCACACTCCTCACCAGAATGGGCCCTGCCCTGCAGCACCTGACCCATGTGGGGCCTCCGTGGGCCTGTCTGCTGCTGTTGTGAGGTTGACCTCATGACCCAGCACAGGAGCCGGAGGCGAGCTGCACATGAGGCTCCCCACAGCCCAGGAAGGCAGCCTCTCACCCTGCTCTCCGAGCCAGGGGCCAAGGTGTGAGGGGCACAGGCCATCCTCGTGCTGTCAGGCCCCTGCTTTCAGAGGTGGGGTGGTGCCGAGGCTCCCACTCAGACCCCTGGGCTGCAGGGTCCCCTGAGCAGAGGGACCAGCCACTTCCCCATAGACAGATTGGTGCGGGACAGGGGCTGCCTGGGCCCCAGGCTTGGGGAGGGTGGAAAGGCCCCGCCTGTTGCTGCCTGGGCCCGGAAGTGGGCCTGGCCCTGTTCCTTTGGAAGCATTGGAGGCCAGGGCCCAAGCCAGTGCTGGAGTCACCCAACCGCCGAGGGAGAACCCACCTGTCTCCCACCCTCAGCTCTGGGGAAGCATGCTCTGGGTCTCTGGGGCCAGGGCTCAGGCCCCCAGCTCTCCTCTTTGCCCCTGCACCCTCGGACTTGGCCTGGCCAGAAGGGATGGGGGCAAGAGGAAAGCAGCCAGGGGCTCCAGCCCATTCCCTCACAGATTTGCCTCTCCAGTCGGGGAGCGAAGGGCTGGGGAAGACACTGGGGACCTGCAGTTTCCCCCAGGGAACACCAAGGTTAGGCGCGGCTTCACCGCGGGGCTGCGTCGTGGCCAGCTTGGCCCCTGGGTCTGAAGACCTCTGGGCGGCCCGGGCCAACCTTGCCCTGCCGCCGCACACCCAGCTGCCCTCTCATACCCAGGCTTGGGGACTTCCAGGTCCCGATCCCCTCGTGGCCTGGCTGCCAGTCATCCAGTAGCCCTCACTCCGAGGCCAcctcattatttatttgtttaccacGAACTGCGGGGTGGACGGAGTAGGGGAGAGCTGGGGCGCCATCCCGCGCCGGCGGGGCCTGGGGTCCCCGAGTAGGACGATGGTGGCGGGGGTCCCCAGCAGTGCCAGGAGAGGTCCGGGTTCCGGGCTCAGGGGGCGCGGCAGTCGGCTGAGCGCAGGGACAGGAAGACGTCCGCCTTGCACTGGGAGGTCCCGCGGCCGTCGGGCAGCCGCTCGCACCTCTGCAGGTTCGGAGCGACGTCCTGGACGCACACGGCCTGGGGCGGGCGGGCAGAGGCTGAGAGGCCGCCGCGCCCCACCCCGTCCTGCCGCCGCACCCCGTCAGCCCCGGGCCCGCCCGCTGGACTCACGAGGCTCCGCAGTCTGGGGTGCAGTTGCGGCTCCGGGGAGGCGCCGGCCCGGCCCGGGGGTTCCGCCCCTCTGTGCGGCCGGGAGCGCCGCGCGTACGGGGACCTGCGGAAGCCGGACAGCAGCCCCGCGGCGCGGCCCACAGAGTAGGAGCTGCGCCCCGCCGCCGGCTTGTACCACGCGAGGCCGGGCGGCGCCAGCAGCAGGCACAGCGCCAGGGTGGCGGCCGCCAGTGTCGCGGGCCGGGCCATGGGGACGCGGGCGGGCGGCGGCGTCGGGGCTCGGAGCGGCCACCGCCTGGGCCGCCTTATATCTGCGGCGGGGGCGGGCCGAGGCTGCGGGGGGCCGGGAGGGGCGGCGGGCGGGCTGGGGGTGCAGCCGGCGCGCGCGGAGGATCCGCGGCACCACCGCATCCCAGAGGAACCAGCCGCGCGGGTGAGCGCTGGAGGCGCGCAGGATCTGGCGCTTGGTCGGAGCCCGACGCCCCTCAAGCTCCCCACCCACGCCGCTCGCGTCCTTCAGGCCCGGCCTGCGTGGGCCTCAGTGGGAGCAGGGGAGGGCCCACGGGCGCTCAGCCCGAGGAGTCGTCCCCCAGGAAGTCCCCAGGACTCCTGAGGCTGGAGAGCCAGCCACACTGCGCAGTGCCCAGGGGGCGGTTTTCCCACCCTGAGGGGTATTCTTGGCTCCAGGCATGAGTCCATGTGGCTTGTGGGGCCCTCATTTCCTTCATGCCCTTCGGGGAAGGTGCCACCAGCAGGGCTGCTACTGACGGGGTGCTCTGGGAGCAGGGAAGAAGGTCAGGCACTGACCTCAGGAAAGCCACACCAAGGCACTGGGGCTCCACGATTCCTGGAGGCCCCTCTCTGCCAGCTCTGCCCCTGGAAGGGCACCAGGCAGGACTGCCAGCCGCTCTCTTGGCAGGGGACATCCGCCTTCAAGCTCACTGTGCCCTCACCATTTCATGCTCCCCCAAGGTCCTGGTCACGTCTTCTTTTGGATATCTCCCCAGGACAGGCACTGGCACTGGAGCCCTGGTACTTGTTTCTGGGTTCCATGCTTCCCAGGTGTGATGGTGAACACTTGAGTGTTATTTTGATGGGatcgaaggatgcaaagtattgtccCTGGTGTGTCCATGAGGGCGTTGCCAGAGGAGATTCCCCTTTGAGTCAgtggctgggagaggcagacccaccctcaatccaGGTGGGCACcacctaatcagctgccagcacagccagcagacaagcaggcagaggaacgtggaaagactagactggctgagtctggcctccatctttctcccgtgctggatgcttcctgccctcgaacatcagactcccaagttcttcagctttcgGACTCTTGGACCCACACCAGTGGCTTGCCAGGGGCTCTCCgccctttggccacagactgaaggctgcactgttggcttctctacttttgttttgggactcagactggcttccttgctcctcatctTGCAGATGGCTTATTGTGCGACTTCACCTTGTGATAGTGTGAGTCAACACTCCCAACAAACTCTTCATATATACTCTTCATATAGAGAGTCCTGTCTCTAGGGAACTCTGACACAGATTTCAGGTGAGGCCTGGTCCACTCCCGGGTGCTGTGAGGAAGGAAGTGTCAAGAGGCTCCCACTGGGCACAGGGCACTGGCCCCATGAATGCCAAGGGCTCCCTAGGTTACTAGAGACACAGCCTGCGCTGTCCAGAAGCAGCCTGAGACCCTGGGGCTGCCGCTCCCCCAGTGGCCCCTTCCCACCACAATTGTGGGGAGCAACGGAGCCACCCAGGGCCACCCTTCCCTAGGTAGGGAAGCCTCAGACGTGTGGACACACTTCCCAGTGTCAAGACACCGGGAGGCCCAGCTCCAGCGAGGAGCTGCAGACAGTCCCAGTGAGAACCATGGACGCCTGCTTAGAGATGGTGGCCTTCAGTCTGGGGGCACCACAAGCAGCAGCCGCCAGCTGTGCACAGCCAGAGTCCCTCAGAGCCAGCCCTAGGGAGGGTCCAGGGCCGCCCGGCCATCCAGCAGGCAAAAGCATGCCTCAGGCCCTACCCTCCCGCTCCTTCTCCTCCCAGTTGTGACTCAGGGTTTGATGAGTGCCTTGACAGCGTTTCACGGAGATGTTTATTCATGAGAGTTTTCATATCAAAACACACCGAGACCGCATCAATATGCTGAGAACACAGGCACCCAGCGGCCTCCAGCAAGATTTGAGTAGTTTAATGAGTTTTTACTTATTGGATAAAAGTGTCAACATAGTGATGGGAAAACAAACACAGCTCCAGCCCTTGTTTCCACCTTGTTACAGCCCAGGGGCGCTGTCCCCAGCAGCAGCTACCGCAGCCATCAGCGCCAGCATGAGGAAGGGGCCGCGGGACGCCCCCTCCAGCGAGGGCCAGGCCGGGCCTCACTCCTTGAACTTCCATTCCTGGCGACACATGGGGCAGTGCTGCTGCACCTGCTGCGCGTGCAGCCACTTGAGGATGCAGTGCATGTGGAAGCAGTGGGAGCACTGGCCCCACACCAGCGGGCAGTCGTCGCCAGGCACCTTGCCTACAGAGGGGAGGTGGGGAAAAGGACAGGCATGACCAGGCTGGACACAGAGCACGTGACAAGCCAGGCAGGGATGCAGGTTGGGACCCTGGGCAGTGGCTCCAGCACTGCAGCCTCTCATGTTTCAGAGAAGCTGAAATCAGGAGTGTTACCCAATCGGTCTCCTGACCAGCCTGCCCCCAGGAGAAGACCAGCAACTACACCAGACATGAGGCCTCCACCTGGGGCAACCACGCCCAGGCTCATCATGTTCAGCAGGGAGCCCAGGAACCTTGCTGAAGAGGCGGCATCAGGGAGGAGGCACTCTGGTCTAGACCACTGTCCCCTGTGCTTGAGGCTGGGGAAAAAGGGCATCGTCTGACCTACAGGCCCTGGGCCCACCTGCAGACACTTGATCTGTGATGCCAAAAAGGTCACATGAATGGTCAAGACGCCAAGGAGACACACATCTGAGTAGTGAACTGGTCTCGTGATCAAGGGCATGAGGGGTGGGGCTTGGGGACCTAGAAGACTCTTCCCTAGACACCAGGAATTCGGGGTGCCGCCCAAGCACTGGGGACGTCGTGTCGACGGGCCCTGCCTCCCAGGACAGGCACAGGCTGTGGGCACGAGCCCAAACACCTAGAAATGCTTTCTCCATGGAGAGAGCCTGACAGAAAGGGATACTCATATCAGCCATGATCAAGAGAAACAAGTGTCCCTGATCTCCAAGAGCCTGGAAAACCCCATGAAACAGCTGCTGCCAGCAGAGCATGGCaagtcccagccccagccccgggGCAGGGTCGGTCTGGCATTGTGGCGCTGGAGCTCGTGGCCGCCCTCCTGTCCTGGCGGCACCGGCCCCACAGCATGCCCACTCCCAGCCCTGGGAGGACCTGCCCATGGGGGCTTTCTAGCCTCAGCACAACTCTGCTTGAAATCACCCCTTTCAAATGAGAGCTGAAGCTTGCTAGCCCCGAGGAGCAGGGTCTGAGTACGCAGGAGAGGCCCCGTTGGACAAAGGTGCCGCTTTGTTCTAGTGCGTAACCCACCCAAAGCCGGCCTGGGGTGTCTGATGAGTCCGCAGATGCACTGAGGCTGACTCATTCAAGGACCTGCTGATCTCCtgattgcatttctttaattaaaacTCCTCTCGgcaaaactgcattgccacgagAGTCCTCTGGGATGCGGGATAGACTCACTGTTTACCAGCCTCGGGCTCCCACGGTCTTTGTTGAACTTAGCCACTCTGAATTTTTCAAAGGAGTTCAATTTTAGCAAAAGAAACCTGGTGCTGCTTAGCCCGGAAGCACATTAGATTTGTCAAACGCTTTGCGCATTAACACTGACTCATTATAACGTAACCATCAGCAGGTCCAAAAATCAGACTCTCAAATCCTTAGTGTGCAGCCAACAGGTCCCATTTTAACAAAGCCTGGGCGCACTGTGCCAGTGGAGAGATGCTGAGAGTTCAGGGTAACACCCCTCTGGATGTCCCATCGGCCAGAGCCCTGGCATGGTGCAGGCCGGGCTCTGCAGGCTGCCTGTGGACCCACCAATGCAGTCAGTCGGGGGCTGCCTAGTGCCGCCTCTCATCCACAGGATTCACTACCCACATCTGGCCCACAGATGCAGCCAGACTAGGCGTGGACACATGGTTTGGAGGAATTTCAGAAGTTAACCTGCTGCTCCAGAAGTGGAGTGACTGCCCTCAGGGTACCCCATGCTGTCTTTGTTACATCCTTAAGAGCAATTTAAAAGAGATCAAATAAAACCATGCCTTGTGAATTTAGTTATTAACCTAATTAGCTATTAGGTACAAATCCAATCAGGCAGAGTCAATCAATAATTTCCTAATATTACACTCTACCCATTTGATTAAATGAGGATTAATTCCTGAGTAATGAGATTTCTGTTTAGCTAGGGCCAATGTAAAAGTTAAGCCTAGAATAACAAGTATTTGTACTGGCCAGGcaccatgcctataatcccagcactttgggaggctgtggcaggacagagtcaagagtttgagaccagcctgggaaacacagtgagactccatttccacaaaaaaaaaaaaattaaaaatttatgtagttttgttcaggcatggtggctcacgtct
It includes:
- the PCYT2 gene encoding ethanolamine-phosphate cytidylyltransferase isoform X1, encoding MIRNGRGAAGGAEQPGPGGRRAVRVWCDGCYDMVHYGHSNQLRQARAMGDYLIVGVHTDEEIAKHKGPPVFTQEERYKMVQAIKWVDEVVPAAPYVTTLETLDKYNCDFCVHGNDITLTVDGRDTYEEVKQAGRYRECKRTQGVSTTDLVGRMLLVTKAHHSSQVSQGRNPQGPWVKVARGKEGHLPAPSGPSCPLLPIPTQSWGRHAWRAGPSALLCPSVQEMSSEYREYADSFGKCPGGRNPWTGVSQFLQTSQKIIQFASGKEPQPGETVIYVAGAFDLFHIGHVDFLEKVHRLAERPYIIAGLHFDQEVNHYKGKNYPIMNLHERTLSVLACRYVSEVVIGAPYAVTAELLSHFKVDLVCHGKTEIIPDRDGSDPYQDPGHWSLSGAGHRMGLEEVSRDLHPAPPLWTPRNPREGASSVRLTVAATSPRTSSCSGSSPTGWSMRHETRRKKPRSWHFWRPPGGRRHSPWGSAMATSDLAEALAGPPPALLLHLLHLDIGLCRAALSNWPGSRRAGDDSASCLPLRCLVCSTFHPFQRSCSERVSSTVERPAVRRADSTCSPKCSTPACAPTWSPDVPTTWTEATLTAHPAVAGGAERRALGSSDYSHPFSSLGADHTSHLAPPNTVSCHPAPGSRKTRLPSFPAASPLSLWTLFCLYMADVNLFGTTE
- the PCYT2 gene encoding ethanolamine-phosphate cytidylyltransferase isoform X6 produces the protein MIRNGRGAAGGAEQPGPGGRRAVRVWCDGCYDMVHYGHSNQLRQARAMGDYLIVGVHTDEEIAKHKGPPVFTQEERYKMVQAIKWVDEVVPAAPYVTTLETLDKYNCDFCVHGNDITLTVDGRDTYEEVKQAGRYRECKRTQGVSTTDLVGRMLLVTKAHHSSQVSQGRNPQGPWVKVARGKEGHLPAPSGPSCPLLPIPTQSWGRHAWRAGPSALLCPSVQEMSSEYREYADSFGKCPGGRNPWTGVSQFLQTSQKIIQFASGKEPQPGETVIYVAGAFDLFHIGHVDFLEKVHRLAERPYIIAGLHFDQEVNHYKGKNYPIMNLHERTLSVLACRYVSEVVIGAPYAVTAELLSHFKVDLVCHGKTEIIPDRDGSDPYQEPKRRGIFCQIDSGSNLTTDLIVQRIITNRLEYEARNQKKEAKELAFLEAARRQAAQPLGERDGDF
- the PCYT2 gene encoding ethanolamine-phosphate cytidylyltransferase isoform X5; the protein is MIRNGRGAAGGAEQPGPGGRRAVRVWCDGCYDMVHYGHSNQLRQARAMGDYLIVGVHTDDDITLTVDGRDTYEEVKQAGRYRECKRTQGVSTTDLVGRMLLVTKAHHSSQEMSSEYREYADSFGKCPGGRNPWTGVSQFLQTSQKIIQFASGKEPQPGETVIYVAGAFDLFHIGHVDFLEKVHRLAERPYIIAGLHFDQEVNHYKGKNYPIMNLHERTLSVLACRYVSEVVIGAPYAVTAELLSHFKVDLVCHGKTEIIPDRDGSDPYQDPGHWSLSGAGHRMGLEEVSRDLHPAPPLWTPRNPREGASSVRLTVAATSPRTSSCSGSSPTGWSMRHETRRKKPRSWHFWRPPGGRRHSPWGSAMATSDLAEALAGPPPALLLHLLHLDIGLCRAALSNWPGSRRAGDDSASCLPLRCLVCSTFHPFQRSCSERVSSTVERPAVRRADSTCSPKCSTPACAPTWSPDVPTTWTEATLTAHPAVAGGAERRALGSSDYSHPFSSLGADHTSHLAPPNTVSCHPAPGSRKTRLPSFPAASPLSLWTLFCLYMADVNLFGTTE
- the PCYT2 gene encoding ethanolamine-phosphate cytidylyltransferase isoform X12, yielding MIRNGRGAAGGAEQPGPGGRRAVRVWCDGCYDMVHYGHSNQLRQARAMGDYLIVGVHTDDDITLTVDGRDTYEEVKQAGRYRECKRTQGVSTTDLVGRMLLVTKAHHSSQEMSSEYREYADSFGKCPGGRNPWTGVSQFLQTSQKIIQFASGKEPQPGETVIYVAGAFDLFHIGHVDFLEKVHRLAERPYIIAGLHFDQEVNHYKGKNYPIMNLHERTLSVLACRYVSEVVIGAPYAVTAELLSHFKVDLVCHGKTEIIPDRDGSDPYQEPKRRGIFCQIDSGSNLTTDLIVQRIITNRLEYEARNQKKEAKELAFLEAARRQAAQPLGERDGDF
- the PCYT2 gene encoding ethanolamine-phosphate cytidylyltransferase isoform X3, whose amino-acid sequence is MIRNGRGAAGGAEQPGPGGRRAVRVWCDGCYDMVHYGHSNQLRQARAMGDYLIVGVHTDEEIAKHKGPPVFTQEERYKMVQAIKWVDEVVPAAPYVTTLETLDKYNCDFCVHGNDITLTVDGRDTYEEVKQAGRYRECKRTQGVSTTDLVGRMLLVTKAHHSSQEMSSEYREYADSFGKCPGGRNPWTGVSQFLQTSQKIIQFASGKEPQPGETVIYVAGAFDLFHIGHVDFLEKVHRLAERPYIIAGLHFDQEVNHYKGKNYPIMNLHERTLSVLACRYVSEVVIGAPYAVTAELLSHFKVDLVCHGKTEIIPDRDGSDPYQDPGHWSLSGAGHRMGLEEVSRDLHPAPPLWTPRNPREGASSVRLTVAATSPRTSSCSGSSPTGWSMRHETRRKKPRSWHFWRPPGGRRHSPWGSAMATSDLAEALAGPPPALLLHLLHLDIGLCRAALSNWPGSRRAGDDSASCLPLRCLVCSTFHPFQRSCSERVSSTVERPAVRRADSTCSPKCSTPACAPTWSPDVPTTWTEATLTAHPAVAGGAERRALGSSDYSHPFSSLGADHTSHLAPPNTVSCHPAPGSRKTRLPSFPAASPLSLWTLFCLYMADVNLFGTTE